A single Nitrospirota bacterium DNA region contains:
- a CDS encoding cobalamin-dependent protein (Presence of a B(12) (cobalamin)-binding domain implies dependence on cobalamin itself, in one of its several forms, or in some unusual lineages, dependence on a cobalamin-like analog.), giving the protein MKIEPEINKLTQAIIAGESKKSVDLAEKLLKGGLPVEKLIDDGVTAALRSLDAKCTNEEFNLLEIMLAGRAMMAVMDDVVARYLPKSSRMNHESEKTIVLGTIKGDIHDLGKHVIKMLLRANDFRVIDIGKDVNPEDFVKAAIMEGAGYIGVSSLITVTIPYIREIKDILSREGLMDIKVIAGGAAIQQTRPKDLNVDYVAKDAFDTLHYLEGAKDKSMTLLNFLP; this is encoded by the coding sequence ATGAAAATAGAGCCAGAAATAAATAAACTCACTCAGGCAATTATCGCTGGGGAATCTAAAAAGTCTGTTGATCTGGCTGAAAAACTCCTCAAGGGTGGCCTCCCTGTAGAGAAGCTCATTGATGACGGAGTAACCGCAGCGCTTCGATCTCTGGATGCAAAATGCACAAATGAAGAATTTAACCTCCTTGAAATAATGCTTGCAGGACGAGCCATGATGGCGGTAATGGATGATGTAGTTGCAAGGTATCTTCCAAAATCGTCCCGCATGAACCACGAATCTGAAAAGACCATTGTCTTAGGCACCATAAAAGGCGACATCCATGACCTCGGAAAACATGTGATAAAGATGCTCTTGCGAGCTAATGACTTCAGGGTAATTGACATCGGCAAGGATGTGAATCCTGAAGATTTTGTAAAGGCTGCAATAATGGAGGGTGCGGGATATATAGGGGTGAGTAGCTTAATAACAGTGACTATTCCATACATAAGGGAGATTAAAGATATTCTCTCCAGAGAGGGTTTAATGGATATAAAAGTTATAGCTGGTGGTGCTGCGATACAACAGACAAGGCCTAAAGATCTTAATGTGGATTATGTTGCAAAGGATGCCTTTGATACCCTCCATTATCTTGAAGGAGCAAAGGACAAGTCTATGACCCTCTTAAATTTTTTGCCATGA
- a CDS encoding Rieske (2Fe-2S) protein: MSNETNNKEGVSRRNFLSLASWGAAILASIPVVGGSLRMMKPTVHYEESTKFKIGTTENFPIGTIRKLDDQKVFILSDDEGLYAISAVCTHLGCIVFKTELGFQCPCHGSRYNERGKVIAGPAPRALPWFEITQDVNGTIIVDASKEVPQGTKYKFV; this comes from the coding sequence GTGAGTAACGAGACAAATAATAAAGAGGGTGTATCGAGGAGGAATTTTCTGAGCCTGGCGTCCTGGGGGGCTGCGATCCTCGCATCAATACCTGTAGTGGGTGGGTCATTGAGAATGATGAAACCTACTGTCCATTATGAGGAATCAACTAAATTCAAGATAGGAACGACCGAGAACTTCCCTATAGGCACTATAAGAAAGTTGGATGACCAGAAGGTCTTTATACTCTCTGACGATGAAGGGCTTTATGCAATATCCGCTGTCTGCACCCATCTCGGTTGTATCGTCTTTAAGACCGAGTTGGGTTTCCAGTGCCCATGCCATGGCTCAAGATACAATGAAAGAGGTAAGGTTATCGCTGGACCTGCGCCGAGGGCCCTCCCCTGGTTCGAGATAACCCAGGATGTGAATGGGACCATTATCGTCGATGCTTCAAAGGAAGTTCCCCAGGGGACAAAATATAAGTTTGTATAG
- a CDS encoding ATP-binding protein — MRRIFLVIMLFYLFITTAGILFMGARLIVVKERVESLTEAQKSLIKRAEFKDVIFELDKSIERSNFRAKTKGLIERARNIVSQCYGCHHPQHIMARIENAERLVNELVIEMPSKDFARQSEKLLATTNQIIPFVEAAYERATYLANARLKSATQELQKAKNIAIVIILLGLSLFIVFSTISLLRVSTLESKVKERETALRDWAEQWQHTFDSIQDMVLILDRDCRVQMMNDAAKRMYGRDAVGKGIFEILGESFVSECKDVYKSISSMEISIGDRVFSFRTFPRLINNKETGCVIVVKDITAEKEMELRLIQAEKLSVLARTITGVAHELYKPLTAVSEYSELLIDIASIHNGIREVASKINISTARMSNIVGDLFLFSRVPVLEKNQTDVRSLVDKTVQLVREVLETYKIRTCIEIDDTVVFIDKIRMERVLVSLITNAIHRISDSGKGDKIHIKAHKRNGWVIIEISDNGPSIPRHLRQRMFDPHFTFGEIGKGAGLDLSISYNIVKAHGGDITVRGSGGNGTTFMIELPIN, encoded by the coding sequence ATGAGACGAATATTTTTGGTGATTATGCTATTTTATCTTTTCATTACCACAGCAGGCATCCTGTTCATGGGCGCAAGGCTTATTGTAGTTAAAGAAAGGGTGGAATCCCTTACCGAGGCACAAAAAAGCCTGATAAAGCGGGCTGAATTTAAAGATGTCATTTTTGAGCTGGATAAATCCATCGAGAGAAGTAATTTTAGGGCAAAAACAAAAGGTCTCATTGAAAGAGCCCGGAACATTGTGAGTCAGTGCTACGGATGTCATCACCCACAGCATATAATGGCTCGAATAGAGAATGCAGAGAGGTTAGTCAATGAGCTTGTAATAGAAATGCCTTCAAAAGATTTCGCTCGCCAATCTGAAAAGCTCTTAGCCACTACAAACCAGATTATTCCCTTTGTCGAAGCAGCATATGAAAGGGCTACATACCTGGCAAATGCGAGATTAAAATCTGCAACACAGGAGCTTCAGAAGGCAAAGAATATTGCTATAGTTATTATCCTCTTAGGACTTTCTCTCTTTATCGTTTTCTCGACTATATCCCTCCTGAGGGTCTCGACTCTCGAGTCTAAAGTCAAAGAGCGGGAGACAGCCCTTCGTGATTGGGCAGAACAATGGCAACACACCTTTGATTCGATACAGGACATGGTACTTATCCTTGACAGAGATTGCAGAGTCCAGATGATGAACGATGCCGCCAAAAGGATGTATGGAAGAGATGCAGTAGGTAAAGGGATATTCGAAATCCTCGGTGAATCATTTGTATCTGAGTGTAAGGATGTATACAAGAGTATTTCCTCTATGGAGATCTCTATAGGTGACAGGGTGTTTTCATTCAGGACATTCCCGAGACTTATAAATAATAAGGAGACAGGTTGTGTTATCGTCGTAAAGGATATAACTGCTGAGAAAGAAATGGAGCTAAGGCTTATACAGGCAGAGAAGCTCTCTGTACTGGCACGGACGATTACAGGTGTTGCCCATGAATTATACAAACCATTGACAGCGGTGAGTGAGTACAGTGAATTGTTGATAGACATCGCTTCTATCCATAATGGAATCAGGGAAGTAGCTAGTAAAATTAATATATCTACCGCACGGATGAGTAATATTGTCGGTGACCTCTTTCTCTTTTCAAGGGTTCCAGTCCTTGAAAAAAACCAAACAGATGTAAGGTCCCTTGTTGACAAAACAGTTCAACTTGTGAGGGAGGTTCTTGAAACCTATAAGATAAGGACATGTATCGAGATTGACGATACTGTGGTTTTCATCGACAAAATCAGAATGGAGCGTGTATTGGTAAGCTTGATAACAAATGCCATCCATAGAATTAGCGATTCAGGGAAGGGCGATAAAATACATATAAAGGCCCATAAAAGGAATGGTTGGGTAATTATCGAGATATCAGACAATGGTCCAAGCATCCCACGACATTTAAGGCAAAGAATGTTCGACCCACACTTCACCTTCGGAGAAATAGGCAAAGGAGCCGGACTCGACCTCAGCATTAGCTATAACATCGTCAAGGCGCATGGCGGTGATATAACGGTAAGAGGCAGTGGGGGAAATGGAACAACATTCATGATAGAATTACCTATTAATTAA
- a CDS encoding uroporphyrinogen decarboxylase family protein — protein sequence MRAGAHCPVVFDPVASPAVIPPYLFDRLEVQRLRRMYNSFKEEGSPVSWISIAGATHKIIPYFEKSGVNLATIDYVVPLSEAFELGGNIVLNGNLKPYSFVSDTPHEIKEKVKNCLNEAEGKRNYIVGSGCEIPLETSIENVRALVEAVREFDQCR from the coding sequence ATAAGGGCAGGGGCACATTGCCCTGTCGTCTTTGACCCTGTTGCATCACCTGCTGTTATCCCCCCTTACCTTTTTGACCGTTTAGAAGTTCAGAGACTAAGGAGAATGTATAATTCATTTAAAGAGGAGGGTTCGCCAGTCTCGTGGATAAGTATTGCCGGAGCAACCCATAAAATCATCCCCTATTTTGAAAAGTCAGGAGTGAATCTTGCTACTATAGACTATGTGGTACCCCTTTCAGAGGCCTTCGAACTTGGAGGCAATATCGTGTTAAATGGGAATTTGAAACCTTACTCTTTTGTTTCTGATACTCCACATGAGATAAAGGAGAAAGTAAAAAACTGTCTCAATGAGGCGGAGGGGAAAAGGAATTATATAGTTGGTTCGGGATGTGAAATCCCTCTTGAGACGAGTATAGAGAATGTCCGCGCCCTTGTGGAAGCGGTGAGGGAATTTGACCAATGTCGCTGA
- a CDS encoding FAD-dependent oxidoreductase, with product MTTKHFQVVIPDYKYWRQNIRCQTGCPVNTDSRGYVRAIAEGDYEKAYWIARMPNPLASICGRICGAHCEVACRRRTVDAAIAIRALKRFVTERFGVEICHDKKDFVQNFVGRFKEDGSGIIGIAKETARPISIVGSGPAGLACAHDLALMGYKSIIYEMEKVAGGMCAVGIPPYRLPRETLEAEINAIRALGVEIRLGVEIGRDIPLKRLYEESAAVLLAVGANKARILPIDGADSRGVFGGVDFLRDVSTGKEVKIGPKVVAIGGGNVAYDVARTALRQNGVESVALICIEDFEHMLADKIEIEEGEEEGVKRFNSYGPHKINSDGDGSVRSVTFKRVISIFDSEGNFNPTYDESDMITLSADTVFFAIGQAYDLSFLDGSGLDIVRTERGTIKVSPDRVSTSVPGLFIAGDLAYGQKLVIDAVASGKGAAIAIHEYISRKTLKLKTEEFHLREYEQEVSRNEVAHPKDYEKIKRRPIPTIPTEDRVKNVFTVVETGFTEDMAEEQGGRCLNCAVNTIFNSERCILCGGCADVCPEYCLRIVSLENIRGDETLTALYRTRYGEEPAGKPPHPKGGAFWWGGKGSAIIKDEDRCIRCGLCAKRCPVGAITMERFLFKEVWASE from the coding sequence TTGACGACAAAACACTTTCAGGTAGTAATCCCAGATTATAAATACTGGCGGCAGAACATAAGGTGCCAGACAGGGTGTCCTGTTAATACCGACTCCAGAGGCTATGTAAGGGCTATAGCAGAGGGGGACTACGAGAAGGCATACTGGATAGCCCGGATGCCTAATCCACTCGCCTCTATATGCGGAAGGATTTGTGGTGCCCATTGTGAGGTGGCTTGCAGAAGAAGGACTGTTGATGCAGCTATCGCCATAAGGGCATTAAAGAGATTCGTTACAGAGAGATTCGGGGTCGAGATTTGCCACGATAAGAAGGATTTCGTCCAGAATTTTGTAGGGAGATTTAAAGAGGATGGCAGTGGAATAATTGGAATTGCAAAAGAGACTGCAAGGCCTATTTCGATCGTTGGCTCGGGTCCAGCAGGTCTTGCCTGTGCCCATGACCTCGCTCTTATGGGATATAAATCCATCATCTATGAAATGGAGAAGGTAGCCGGGGGAATGTGCGCTGTAGGCATTCCGCCATACAGACTTCCGAGAGAGACACTTGAAGCAGAGATTAATGCAATAAGGGCACTCGGTGTTGAAATCCGACTGGGTGTTGAGATCGGCAGGGATATCCCTCTCAAGAGACTTTATGAAGAATCTGCTGCTGTGCTTTTAGCGGTGGGAGCAAATAAGGCAAGAATCCTTCCTATCGATGGTGCAGACAGCAGGGGGGTCTTCGGAGGTGTTGACTTCCTGAGGGATGTCTCTACTGGTAAAGAGGTGAAGATAGGACCAAAGGTGGTGGCGATCGGAGGCGGAAATGTGGCTTATGATGTAGCAAGGACAGCATTAAGACAGAATGGTGTGGAGTCTGTTGCCTTAATATGTATAGAGGATTTCGAACATATGCTTGCTGATAAGATAGAAATAGAGGAAGGAGAGGAGGAAGGGGTCAAAAGATTCAATAGTTATGGCCCTCATAAAATAAATTCGGATGGAGATGGTAGTGTAAGGTCTGTAACATTTAAGAGGGTTATTTCCATCTTCGACAGTGAAGGGAATTTCAATCCCACCTATGATGAGTCCGATATGATAACACTTTCTGCCGATACGGTCTTTTTTGCAATAGGTCAGGCATACGACCTTTCATTTCTTGATGGAAGCGGGCTTGACATAGTGCGGACGGAGAGAGGGACGATAAAGGTTAGTCCAGATAGGGTTTCCACATCTGTCCCCGGGTTATTTATAGCCGGTGACCTTGCCTATGGACAGAAGCTTGTTATAGATGCGGTGGCAAGTGGTAAGGGGGCTGCTATTGCGATACATGAGTATATAAGCAGGAAAACCTTAAAGCTAAAAACAGAAGAGTTTCACCTAAGAGAATACGAACAGGAGGTCTCACGCAATGAGGTAGCACACCCTAAGGATTATGAAAAGATAAAGAGAAGACCTATCCCCACAATCCCGACAGAGGATAGGGTAAAAAATGTCTTCACTGTTGTCGAGACAGGCTTTACAGAGGATATGGCAGAGGAGCAGGGAGGAAGGTGTCTGAACTGTGCCGTTAATACAATATTTAACAGTGAGAGGTGCATCCTCTGTGGTGGATGTGCCGATGTATGTCCTGAGTACTGTCTGCGGATTGTAAGTCTTGAGAATATCAGGGGTGATGAAACCCTTACAGCACTTTATAGAACCAGATATGGTGAGGAACCTGCAGGTAAACCACCCCACCCAAAGGGTGGGGCTTTCTGGTGGGGTGGTAAAGGTTCAGCGATCATAAAGGATGAAGATAGGTGTATAAGATGCGGTCTCTGTGCAAAGAGATGTCCTGTTGGTGCAATAACCATGGAGAGATTTTTATTTAAGGAGGTGTGGGCAAGTGAGTAA
- a CDS encoding cytochrome b N-terminal domain-containing protein translates to MEEKARSGIARFKENIRSLKRSFLSSFLRSGKPVSDKSRAEVIVNNFFLHMQGVKTHLNTLRPTYTFGLGLISFFLFVIVTISGILLMVYYSPSIEHAYNTVKDINYVVFGGRLIRNIHKWAGEGMIIFVMLHMARVFYTGSYKQGREFNWIVGVMLLTLTMGVNLSGYMLPWDQLAYWALLIVANIIGSPREITDALGITRYFDIGGFFKELSLGGTIAGKESLIRVYLLHIILLPGLMFIFLAVHFWRIRKDGGLTKPETFAPTEKTEKTGGIFVPYKTYGLMALSEGKTPAVDRDVENSVLSWPHLLRAELAVFMLTLAGVIVYSFYINAPIKEPANPLIPENPAKAPWYFLGLQELLSYSAFMGGVGLPGMALLGFVLIPYLDREQEYVGIWFSNKQGKIVALEALIVGTVVNIGLLAFVVNFGWFRNWWPDIPQLLITLINPGNIWVGFMIAYSIWVIKRTGSTRMGAIALFTMFLISYVIFTAMGTYFRGPNWEFFWSKSQWPIH, encoded by the coding sequence ATGGAAGAGAAGGCTCGGTCAGGGATAGCCAGATTCAAGGAGAATATAAGGTCACTCAAGAGGTCATTCCTCAGTTCCTTTCTGAGGAGTGGCAAGCCCGTATCTGATAAGTCGAGGGCTGAGGTGATAGTCAACAACTTCTTCCTCCATATGCAGGGAGTCAAGACCCACCTGAATACCTTAAGACCTACTTACACCTTCGGCCTCGGGCTTATATCCTTCTTCCTGTTCGTGATTGTTACCATTTCAGGTATCCTCCTTATGGTCTATTACAGTCCATCCATAGAGCATGCCTACAACACTGTCAAAGACATAAACTATGTTGTTTTTGGTGGAAGGCTCATAAGGAATATCCACAAATGGGCGGGTGAGGGCATGATAATCTTTGTTATGCTCCACATGGCGAGGGTCTTCTATACAGGCTCTTACAAGCAGGGGAGGGAATTCAACTGGATTGTAGGTGTTATGCTCCTTACACTCACCATGGGGGTAAACCTCTCGGGGTATATGCTTCCATGGGATCAGCTTGCATATTGGGCACTATTGATAGTAGCGAATATCATAGGGTCTCCGAGGGAGATCACAGACGCCCTCGGAATAACAAGATACTTTGATATTGGAGGCTTCTTCAAGGAACTCTCCTTAGGCGGCACGATTGCAGGGAAGGAGTCCCTCATAAGGGTTTATCTCCTCCATATAATACTTCTTCCAGGACTCATGTTTATATTTTTAGCTGTCCATTTCTGGAGGATAAGGAAGGACGGTGGACTTACAAAACCTGAGACCTTTGCGCCCACGGAGAAGACAGAAAAGACAGGTGGAATCTTTGTGCCCTATAAGACCTATGGATTGATGGCCCTTTCAGAGGGCAAGACACCTGCTGTTGACAGGGATGTGGAGAATTCTGTGCTGAGCTGGCCCCATCTCCTTCGGGCAGAGCTGGCAGTGTTTATGCTTACCCTCGCTGGTGTGATTGTTTATTCCTTCTATATAAATGCACCCATAAAAGAGCCTGCCAATCCCCTTATACCTGAAAACCCTGCAAAGGCACCCTGGTATTTCCTTGGACTTCAGGAGTTGCTTTCATATTCTGCATTCATGGGTGGTGTTGGTCTCCCGGGTATGGCACTCTTGGGATTTGTCTTGATACCGTATCTTGACAGAGAACAAGAGTATGTGGGGATATGGTTTTCGAATAAACAGGGGAAGATTGTGGCCCTTGAGGCACTAATTGTGGGGACGGTAGTTAATATAGGGTTACTCGCTTTTGTGGTCAATTTCGGCTGGTTTAGGAACTGGTGGCCGGATATACCGCAGTTATTGATTACACTGATAAATCCTGGCAATATCTGGGTCGGTTTTATGATCGCCTACTCAATATGGGTCATAAAGAGGACAGGTTCTACGAGGATGGGAGCTATTGCACTGTTTACCATGTTTCTTATTAGCTATGTCATCTTCACTGCTATGGGGACCTACTTCAGAGGTCCTAACTGGGAATTCTTCTGGTCAAAGAGCCAGTGGCCGATACATTAA
- a CDS encoding uroporphyrinogen decarboxylase family protein: MTSYEKLLSVINGVLPEERPVAPEVFGLTARINGYNVFQYVSDGSVIAESQLKAREAIGYDILFAFADLSVEAEALGCTLHYEEDAYPFIEKHVLRDMYDIKELKFPDPSKDGRMPVLLKACRWLREAAGNECLIAACVLGPLTIASQLMGLERFLYQLADGPERVEQLLDFTEEVAIR, from the coding sequence ATGACATCCTATGAGAAATTGCTCAGCGTAATAAATGGTGTGTTACCTGAAGAAAGACCTGTTGCTCCTGAGGTCTTCGGCCTCACAGCGAGAATTAATGGATACAACGTCTTTCAGTATGTGAGTGATGGGAGCGTAATAGCAGAAAGTCAACTTAAGGCGAGAGAGGCTATTGGCTACGATATTTTATTCGCTTTTGCAGACCTATCTGTAGAGGCAGAGGCATTGGGATGCACTCTCCATTACGAAGAGGACGCATACCCATTTATCGAAAAACATGTTCTCAGGGACATGTATGACATAAAGGAATTGAAATTCCCAGACCCTTCAAAGGACGGTAGGATGCCTGTTCTCCTTAAAGCCTGCAGGTGGCTCAGAGAAGCAGCAGGAAATGAGTGCCTTATAGCTGCCTGCGTTCTGGGACCTCTCACCATTGCCTCGCAGCTCATGGGTCTTGAAAGATTTCTCTATCAATTAGCTGATGGACCTGAGAGAGTGGAACAACTTCTGGACTTTACCGAAGAGGTTGCTATAAGGTAA
- a CDS encoding ATP-binding protein, with the protein MSLIKLKREHAGEKNGDRAVKERWTNTALSTVIKLNNITGFLPINLEKTLKAVVNETYNLFCPQICCIFMVGQVGRFEPAAFRTSDGSMPDIHIDSTVNACVSLRDGLPYIACSGANYSALCPNRKVPDNVSSSHVCIPMITGGDVNGVLSVSYQPERVLTHDEMNVLLSIANQASMTIQRYKLFETLKKERLEIEKAYTEISILNERLKEKIEELKEARYRLLQSEKLVAIGELVAGLCHEINNPLSVILNRIECLRMESKEIFLPEGVLKDLDVIFLFATKVSSMVQDLLIFSRPHSVEFKPVNITDILEAVIKMLDGDINKSGCAVHTNIPFSTPDIYGCPERLERVFHNLLSNAIDAMPEGGRIYIEAEVSDEKPDFLEVKVRDEGEGIPEENLHRIFDPFFTTKKLGRGTGLGLSICYGIIKNHGGDITVKSIVNEGSVFTVYLPLKRVSSSNRG; encoded by the coding sequence ATGTCGCTGATAAAACTTAAAAGAGAGCACGCAGGAGAGAAAAATGGTGATAGAGCAGTAAAAGAAAGATGGACTAATACTGCCCTTTCAACGGTTATTAAATTGAATAACATTACAGGTTTTCTTCCGATCAATCTGGAGAAAACCCTAAAGGCAGTAGTTAATGAGACATATAATCTCTTCTGTCCCCAGATATGTTGTATCTTCATGGTAGGACAGGTAGGTAGATTCGAACCTGCTGCATTCAGAACATCCGACGGCTCGATGCCTGATATCCATATCGACTCGACTGTGAATGCCTGTGTCTCTTTGAGGGATGGTTTGCCTTACATAGCCTGCAGTGGAGCAAACTATAGCGCATTATGCCCGAATCGCAAGGTTCCTGATAATGTTTCATCATCTCACGTCTGTATCCCTATGATAACAGGTGGTGATGTGAATGGTGTATTATCCGTATCCTATCAGCCTGAAAGGGTGCTAACCCACGATGAGATGAATGTGCTCCTTTCCATAGCAAACCAGGCATCCATGACTATACAGCGTTATAAGCTCTTTGAGACCCTGAAGAAGGAAAGGCTCGAAATCGAGAAGGCCTACACCGAGATAAGCATTCTCAATGAGAGACTGAAGGAGAAGATAGAAGAACTAAAAGAAGCCAGGTATAGATTGTTACAATCTGAGAAGCTTGTAGCGATCGGAGAGCTTGTAGCAGGATTATGTCATGAGATTAACAATCCGTTAAGCGTAATATTGAATAGGATTGAATGTCTGAGAATGGAATCAAAGGAGATTTTTCTGCCGGAAGGTGTACTTAAGGATCTGGATGTTATCTTTTTGTTTGCTACAAAGGTCTCATCCATGGTGCAGGACCTTTTAATCTTCTCGAGACCACATTCTGTAGAGTTTAAACCTGTAAATATAACAGACATCCTCGAAGCGGTCATAAAAATGCTCGATGGCGACATAAATAAAAGCGGATGTGCTGTCCATACGAATATACCTTTCTCTACACCTGATATTTATGGATGTCCCGAAAGATTAGAGCGGGTATTCCACAACCTACTATCCAACGCAATAGATGCTATGCCAGAAGGAGGAAGGATTTACATAGAGGCTGAAGTCTCCGATGAGAAGCCTGATTTTCTCGAGGTCAAGGTCAGGGATGAAGGTGAAGGGATACCTGAAGAAAATCTCCACAGGATATTTGACCCATTCTTCACAACTAAAAAACTGGGCAGGGGAACAGGCCTGGGGCTCTCCATCTGTTATGGCATTATTAAAAACCATGGGGGAGATATCACGGTAAAAAGTATTGTGAATGAAGGTAGCGTTTTTACAGTATATCTGCCTTTAAAAAGAGTTTCGTCCAGTAACCGGGGGTAG
- a CDS encoding sigma-54 dependent transcriptional regulator encodes MSKGKILVIDDEEEMLENYLRLLKKLNYDCIAQKDSGKAIKELELHNPDVILTDLRMSGKSGLEVLDAAKEINPETPVILITAYGDIPTAVESIKRGAFDFIAKPFSTDQLRIVLERAMKYKMLSDENKRLKEELMTSSMGELIGNSEVMREVNEIIKRVSLTDANILITGESGTGKEMVARLIHARSQRKSKPFIPVDCVALPENLLESELFGYEKGAFTGANTSRPGLLEATQGGTLFLDEVGEMPLTLQAKLLRTIQEREVRRLGSSKFIAIDIRIISATNRDLKKSVSEETFRDDLYYRLNVIRVLVPPLRNRREDIPLLALYFLHKFNDMHKKNVKGISSDAMVILENYSWPGNVRELQNVIERAVVMCDGEKINIRDLPEEIHRTLPPVFVETLPYKEAKEEWLAAFERNYLRALLNSTSVNISKAAEKAGINRKTIHRLIKRYKLDIRNKD; translated from the coding sequence ATGTCTAAGGGAAAGATACTGGTTATAGATGATGAAGAAGAGATGCTTGAGAATTATTTGAGACTTCTCAAGAAGCTAAACTATGATTGTATTGCTCAAAAGGACAGTGGTAAGGCGATAAAAGAGTTAGAGCTGCATAATCCTGATGTCATACTTACAGACCTCAGGATGTCTGGCAAGAGCGGACTTGAGGTCCTCGATGCAGCAAAGGAGATCAACCCTGAAACCCCTGTCATCTTAATAACAGCCTATGGAGATATTCCTACCGCTGTAGAATCTATAAAGAGAGGGGCCTTCGATTTTATCGCTAAACCATTCTCAACAGACCAACTCAGGATAGTTCTTGAAAGGGCGATGAAATATAAAATGCTATCCGATGAAAATAAAAGGCTGAAAGAGGAGCTGATGACATCTTCCATGGGTGAACTTATCGGTAACTCTGAGGTTATGCGTGAAGTAAATGAGATTATAAAACGCGTATCCCTGACGGATGCAAATATTCTTATTACAGGTGAGAGTGGGACCGGAAAAGAAATGGTTGCAAGGCTCATTCATGCAAGGAGCCAGAGAAAATCAAAACCCTTTATTCCTGTTGATTGTGTGGCACTGCCAGAAAACCTTCTCGAAAGTGAGTTGTTCGGATATGAGAAAGGAGCATTTACCGGTGCTAATACAAGCAGACCGGGACTCTTAGAGGCTACTCAGGGAGGTACTCTTTTTCTTGATGAGGTTGGAGAGATGCCACTGACTCTGCAGGCGAAGCTTTTAAGGACGATTCAGGAGAGAGAAGTGAGGCGACTCGGCAGCAGCAAGTTCATAGCAATAGATATCAGAATAATATCAGCAACAAACAGAGACCTTAAAAAGAGTGTTTCAGAAGAGACATTCAGAGATGACCTCTACTATCGCCTCAATGTGATCCGTGTCCTTGTGCCACCTCTAAGAAATAGAAGGGAAGATATCCCCTTGCTTGCGTTATATTTTCTGCATAAATTTAACGATATGCACAAAAAGAATGTAAAGGGTATATCTTCAGATGCAATGGTAATTCTTGAGAATTATTCGTGGCCAGGCAATGTGAGGGAGCTCCAGAATGTTATTGAAAGAGCGGTTGTTATGTGTGATGGAGAAAAAATAAACATTAGAGACCTTCCAGAGGAAATCCATAGGACACTACCTCCTGTCTTTGTAGAGACACTCCCATATAAGGAGGCAAAGGAGGAATGGCTTGCCGCCTTTGAAAGGAATTACCTTCGAGCTCTTTTAAACAGTACTTCAGTTAACATTTCCAAGGCTGCTGAAAAGGCAGGAATTAATAGAAAGACTATACATCGTCTCATAAAAAGATATAAACTTGATATTAGAAACAAAGATTAG